Genomic segment of Mycolicibacterium psychrotolerans:
GGCGACGAGGGTGGGGCCACGTCGTGCGGATGAGGTCGAAGCGCTACCAGGCGAGTTACGTGTGGCCGCTGGGCGGGCCCCGGCATTACGCGGCGACGACCTACACGGCCAAGACCGACGCCGAGCACTGGCTCGGCGTCGAGCGGCGGCTGATCGAGCGCGGCGAGTGGACGCCACCGGCTGAGCGGGCCGCTGCGGCGACGGTGGCCGGTGTGCGGCTGGCCGTCTACGGCAGGCAGTGGATCGAGCAGCGCAAGCTCAAGCCGCGCACTCGGTCGCTGTACGAGTCGCAGCTCGCTCAGTTGATTGAGCCGTCACTGGGCAGGCTGCCGGTCACCTCGATAACCCCGGCCCGCGTTCGCGGCTGGTACGCCGCTCTGGACGGTGTGAAGGTACGCCGCAACTCGCAGGCGTATGGGCTGCTGCACTCCATCCTGGCCACGGCAGTCAAAGACGGCCTGCTGGCGACCAACCCGTGCCAGATCGAGGGCGCGATGAACACCCACCGCCGCCGTGAGCCGGTGATCCTGTCGGTGCCCGACATGGCTCGGCTCGCCGAGGCCGCACCGGACAACCGGCGAGCGCTGATCCTCCTGGCGGCGTGGTGCGGGCTGCGGTGGGGCGAGGTCGCTGAGCTTCGCCGCCGCGACCTCAGCGAGGGCTGCAAGATCCTTACCGTTGCGCGGTCGGTTACTCGCCGCGACGGAGTTACCCGCGTCGACACACCTAAGACCACGAAGCCGCGGAAGGTGGTGCTGCCGCCGCACATTCGCGAGGCCGTCAAGCACCATCTCGACGTGCATGTCACGCCGGACGCTGACGCGCTGCTGTTCCCCAACGGCAAGGGCGAGCACCTCAACGACAAGGTGTTCGCCGACTCGGTGTTCCGGCCTGCACTGAAAGCCATTGAGCGCGAAGGGGTTCGGGTCCATGATCTGCGGCACTTCGCCGGGACACAGACGGCTCGTGTTGGCAACCTGGTGGAGACCATGTCACGGCTCGGGCACACGACGGCGAAGGCAAGCCTGCTTTATCAGCAGCAGGTCGATGGCCGGGACGCAGTGATCGCCGATGCGCTGTCGAAGCTGGCCGAAATCGAGGCTAAGGCACACCTCAACTAGGGTCGACTCAGATCCCGCGCGCTCGCTCAAGCTCGCCCGTTTCCGATGCGTGTTGGGTGGATTGATCAGCGATTTCGGATCCTTGGATACTGAGTCGCTTGAGTAGTTCACCATCCGGTCCGTGAAGTTCCACTGTGACGGGATCCCGCGTAGCAGTTAGTGGCACACTTAAGCGGTCGAATCCTGTTGTGACCCAGTTTCTCACTACATCAACGGCTGCTGCGGCCGCCTCAGCGAGCGGCTCTGGCGCAAAGCTGGTGTCAATAAAGATCGATATTGCTCGGGCTGTGGCCTGGTTTTCACCGCCGGGGTCTCGGTAGAACAGATCCGGCGTGAACCCGCGATATGCGAATCCATCTGAGAATTCGTTGAATTCGGCTACTAGCGTCTGCGGCATGGCGTCCTTGCGGCCTGCTATCTCGATTCGGACCGGTCCGTAGTCAGGATGACCGGGATACATCCTCGCGTAGATCTCTCGCTGCTCGGGTGTGTGCGCAGGGATGTTCTCAACCCATGACTTGAAGTTCTCGACGCTTTGCGAGCGCACCACACCCAATTGCACTGCTCCGATCATCAGTGACCTGAAAGCGAGGTTTCGCGTGTGGCCTTGTGCCAGCAACACGACGACGGGGATCAGCGCCAGGAGCCACCATCGCGATTGGGTGCAGGCAAGGTACATCGTGATTACAAAGAGTGGGGGTACTACTGCCAGGCGCAGTTCTCTTTCCGCTTTAAGCCTGTCGGCTTCCGAGAACAGCATGGGTTCGTTGCCGAGTAGCAGAGTTGCCGGTAGCTCCAATTCCGCCTCTAGAGCTCTGCGTGCTGCGCTGCCTTTCTCGCCGATCTCCTTATCCGGATTCACGAATTTGCCATCCTCGGTGATGGTGGGGTGCTGGTACAGCCTTCCGGCTGCTTGCATCTCGTACTCATGAATCACATCGTGCTGCGATCCGGTGCCGACCGCCGCGACCCTGCGGTAAGCCCTGGTGATTCTTCCCCAGTCGCCCTTCTTGATCCGTTCGCCCGCAGACTTATCAAACCGTCGAAAGTAGGCAGTCATACCTTGGCTTAGCAAGGGCGATGCCGCTTGCGAGACCGATCCGATCAAGTAGGCGACTATGCCGGTGGCGAGTCCGATCCAGATTGGCCCAGCGGTCACCGCTAAGTCGTAGACGGCGGCGGCGACTTCGTTGGATGGTCGCGTGTTGATGTCCGGCTTGATCAGCATGCAAAGGAAGACCAGCCACATGTAGCCGGCGGCGAGCGGTGCCCGCAGGTCGCGGAAACCAGGAAGCGCCGAAGCGAGAATCTGCACATGACAACCATCCACCCTCCGGCCGGGCAAACGGTGCATTTCCCGCCCTGAGAAATTCCTCGGGCTAAGAGTCCCTGACCCGTACAGAACTGAAAGTGCAGTTCGTGCCGGTGGGGTTTGCGCGGGTGGGGAGGGGTCTGGTGCCGGGGTGTGTGCTGCTGGGGCTGTGTGGGCCGTGGAGCGACGTTCGGGGTGTCGGTGGTGTGGTGGTGTGGGTGTGTCGACTGAGGGCCTCTCAGCCCTGCTTCGCGGCCCTGTTCGCGGCGCGGGTCTGCGCGGCCTTCTGGGCGCGTGCCTGGTTCCTGGCCCGCGTGGCCTCTCTGCGCCTGAGCATCTCGTCCATCGTCGTCGGCAGGTCGGTGGGCAACCGGACCTTCTCGTCCTTGACGAGCAGCAGTTCGATGCGCGGGTCGCTGGTGAGGATCGTGAATGCCTCGTCGAGTTTCGTGACGGGCAGGTTGCACTGGTCGCCGTGGGTGTCGGAGTGCAGGGCTGCGATGAGCTTCTTCCACTGCGACCGTGTGATCAGGCCGTCGGCCTTGAGTGCGGCGACGGCGGTCTGGTGCTTGTTGCGCTCGGCGTCGAGCTGGGCCTGGTACTCGGCTTCGACCTCGCGCCGGATCTTGCGGCGCAGCTCGGCCTCATCCGTAGTCGTAACAGTGGTGGTGTTAGGAGACATCGGTGCCGAAGAGGATTCGGGCGAAGAGGGCTTCGACACCGAAGAGGTAGAGGTCGTTGAAGGGTTGGCGCGCTTGCCATTCGTAACACCGTCGCTGTTACGAGAAGGGTTGGCGCGCTTGCCATTCGTAACACCGTCGCTGTTACGAGACGCGTAGACGCGGTGCTTGGTCGAGCAGAAGCGTTGCTTGGCCGCCATTGGCCCTGGCGTCGGGGTGAAGGGTTCGTTGCAGTACTCGCAGTTACGCGTCACTTCAGGCATGCCGACAGGTTACGCGTAACCGACCGGAGCCGCCACAACGAATTCTGTTCCCTCTCAGAGCCGTTCGTCAGCTACGAGAGGGGACAGGCTTACTTGCGTGCGCGGCCCTTCGCGGCCTTGACCACGCCAGCGGGGCCGCCGGTCTGCCGGTCGCGGGCCGGGGTGCGGTGCGGAGAGCGAGCGGCCTTGGCGCGGGCCAGGTCGTCGGCTCGCTGCTCGTCTGCTGCGCGGGCCCGACGGGCGCGATCCGACTCTGTGGCGGTGGCGGCCTGGGCGACAGCCTCGACGCCCGACGCCACCAGGGCGTCGTGCTCCGGTGTCCAGTCGGGTCGGCCCCGCAGGGTGGTGAGCTTGTCGGCGAGCAGCGACAGGTCAGCGGTGATCTTCTCGGCTGCCTGCTGCGGTGATCCAACAGCGGTCATGGTGTCCTCCAAGAGTGGTTATCGGTGGCGGGCTTTCGCGGCGTGCTGGGCGGTCTTTCTGCGATGACAAGGCGCGCAGCAGGACTGGGCGTTGTCGAGGGTGTCGGAGCCGCCGTCGGCGACCTCGACGATGTGATCCACATCGGTGGCGCGGCCCACGCAGAGGCCGGGGATGCGGAGCTGGCACTGGTAGCGGTCGCGGGCCAGGGCGGCGGGCCGGACCACGCTGCGCCAGTGGTGGCGGTCAGTCGCGACTGACGACGCGGTGCGGGGGCTCATGTTCCAGCCGACGTGCTCGGGGCAGCGCTTCGCCGGTGGTGTGACCAGTCGTCGGCATCCGTTGCGGCCACAGTGTTTTGGTGCTCGGGCCATGGCTCAAACCGCCTGTCTCGCAACGGGTTTGCGGAGCCGCTCGACTGCGCCGTCCTTGCGGAGATGGCAACTCACACAACGGGGTTCGTAATGCTCGGGGTGGCAGCAGTAGGGCGGGGAGACCACACGTCCGGCGGCGTCGCGGCGGCGCGGCTTCTCGGCCTCACAACCTGAGAAGCTCCAGTGCTTCGCGGGTTGCTCACAGTCGACGCACGGGTGGTCGCGGGCGCTGCCCCGAGCAGACCGCAGCCGGTAGTGGATCGCGTTGTAGCTGGCGTCGTCGCCTCGCCAGTTCGGGTGCTGCTGGCCGGGCTTGAATCGTGGTCTCGGCATGAGGCTCCTCTCGCGGGGTGCCCCGGCCCCCGGCGTCACAAGGAGAGGAGTGTCGCCGGGGGCCGAGGGCCTGGAGAGCACACCGGCCGGCGCGGAGGATCAGGACGCAGGCTAGGTGCTCTCGGTTCCCGCGAAACAGGCTGCTGCTCCACCAGTCTCGCGGGCTACCGTGCTAGCTGCCGTCGGAACCGATGTGGACCACGGACGCGGCGTGCGGGAAGGCGAAGTCCAGTCGCATCACGCACCGCACGGCGAGGCTGTCGGAGCCGAAGAAGAAGCTCGGGTCGACCTGCAGGTCAACGTCTTTGCGCAGCACCACGAACACCTTCGAGCGGTCGTATGCCCACACCTCGTCGTCGTCGAGCGCGGTGTCCGGTGTGGTCCACAGCCTCACGCCGAGGAGCTGGCGCTCGATGCGCTGCGTCGCGCCGGTCGCCAGGTTCGGGCTCAGCAGGGGCTCGTTGGAGCCGCTGGCCTTCTTCAGCTTGGACAGCGCCAGCACGGTGGAGGCGTTCGCCACGAACGCGGTCGGCGTCGAGCCGGTCTGCTCGATCAGGCTGATGGCCTCGGCGAAGTCGTCGGCGTTGGCGTAGGAGCCGCCCGGCACAGCGCCTGCGGTGCCGATCAGCGACGCCAGGCCTGCCGGGCCCTTCGGTGTCGAGGCGGCGAACCAGGCCTGGTCGATCTTGCGTGCCATGTCGCGGGCCACGCTCGCGCCGACCAGAGCGGTCGCCTCGGGTGAGCTGTCCTCGGCCAGCTCTCGTGACACCTTCGTCAGCGACGCGATCTTCTTCGGGCGGGCGACCAGCTCGTCGACCGTCGGGTCGGTGAGGGTGATGTCCTCGCCCTCGTTGTACCAGGCCGTTCCGGCGTCGTCGGTGACGACAGGGAAGCGGAACTCAGCCGAGCTGGTGGGGACGACGGTCGCCGTCGACATCGCGACCGAGGCTTCCTGGGTGGGTTGAACGATGAGTGCGTGGACCTCTTCAGGCTTGAGAATGCCTGCAGCACTGGAGGATAGAAACGTCATGTGGTGACTCCCGGTGGACCGGGCCCGGCGCATGCACAGGCCCGACGTGTGATTCACGCGAGGGCCACGGGCCGGTCGCGGTGTCCACCAGGGACATTCGTGTCAGCCGGTCGGCCACGGGCCGGTGATCGGGTGACAGATGCCAGTGTGCGGCAGGATTGCCGCGCTCACAACCCTCAACCGGCCTCGACGGTGCCGGTGCGGGCGCGGGTGAACACGTCGCCCCACGTCGTCGTCGAGGCGTCGTCGTCGCCCGAGGTGTCGGGTTTGCGTGCGCCGGGTGTGACGCTGCCCGCCGGGGCTGCGGCGTTCTTGCACCAGTGCGGCCTGGAGGCGGCGAGGTCGCGCACCGCCTGCGCGACGCGGACCGGGTCGACCTGCCCGGCGTCGTTGAGCAGTGAGTCCAGCGTGGCACCGCCCGCCCAGAAGTCGCGGGCGTCGATCAGCCGCGAGGAGGCGAGGCGTTCGACCTCGGCGCGGTGGTAGCTCTCGACCTGGGTGGCCAGCCGGTCCCGTTCGGCCTCGGTGTCGCGAAGCTGCCGCCTGTAGCGAGCCGCTTCGCGGTCGGCCTTCGGCTCCTCGGATTCCTCAGTTGCAGCATCGGTTTCGTCAGCCTCACTGCCGGTGCTGTCGTCGCTGTCCACGCTCGGCTCGGCGGTCGCGGAATCCGTTGCGGCAGTGGCGGTTTCACCCTCGGTCGGTTCGCCGGCGGTTTCGGAATCGGTTGCGCTGTCGGTGTTTACGGTCATGGTGTCAGTGCCTTGCTGTGGCGGTGCGGTGTGAGAGGTCGAGCACTTCGAGGTAGTCGAAGAGCGAGCTGCGGGCGGCGTCGCAGCGCAGGCGCGGCTCGGCGTTCAGGCCGATGCGGGCCATGCCGAGGGCGATGCCGCGCACCTCGGGGTCGTCGGGCAGCAGGGCCAGGGCCCGCGTGATGGCGTCGTCGTCACGGTCGAGGACTGCCAGCCAGAGCATCGTCATGGCGATCTTCGTGCAGAGCGGTGTCGCGGCCCGCAGTGCGGCACGCCTCGATGTAGGCGGCGCGGCGCTGCTGGGCGATGCGGGTGGGGTCGGTGTGTGGCCGTTGGTCGATGACATTTCGCCTTTCGATGATTCGTGGGGTGGGGGGTTCGATGTGCAGGCCGCTGCACGGTGTGCAGGGGGCTTGTCTGAGGTGGCGGGTGCCGGTGGGCCGGTGGTTGTGGAAGCCTCGGCATAGCGGGCACCAGACGCGCCAGATGGTGGCGACTGAGCCGTCGGGCCGCACCCGCACTTCGATGCCGGTGACGGTCGCGGTCGGGTCGCGGCGCATCGGTCAATCGTCCTCCTCGGTGGCGGCGACGGCGGCGATCATGGTGCGGAGCGCACCCACGACGGCGTCCTCCCCGTGGAAACGTGCTTGCTGGTCGAGTTCCCTGTTGAGCAGGAACAGCAGCGCGGCGACGACGTGGGTGGTGCGGTGCTCGGCGGCGGCTTCGTCCAGGACCATGCCGACGCCTGATATGTCCTGGTCCCGGTACAGCAGTACGGCCTCGACGGCGCGTCGCAGGTCTGCCGCCTTGGGCACCTCCAATGAGCTCGGGTCAAATGCGTTGTCAGGCATGGCGTTTCCTCTCGTTAGAACACTGTGAGCTGCAGAACCTGGTGTTGCGGCGCTTCGCGTAGAAGTTGCCGCCGCAGTGCTCGCACGTCAGCAAAGCCGCCGGGGTGCTGGCGGCGAGTCGGATCACTGCGTCGCGGAGGGTGGCGTTCACCTCGTCGGTCACGCGGTGTCTTCCTGCGGGGCGTCGAGCGCGGCCTTGTTGCGGGCGATCACTACGCGGCGGCAACTGATGTGTGTGTCGCCCTGGGCGGCGACGACGGGTTTGCCGCAGACGGAGCATGGAGGGCCGAAGTTGTCCTCGGGGCGGTCGGTGGCGTTGCCCTGAATCGGGCTGACAGAGTGACCGCTTCGGGCTGTGGGAGTGCCAGTGGGGCCAGTACTCATACGTTGGCCCGACTGTGCAGTGGGGCCAATCGGCTCGCCGCGTTCGTCCTGGTCAGACCCAGCTGGGCCAGTTGGGCCAGTTGGGCCAAGCCCTATAGGTGCTGTGGGCTGGTGACCCGACTGTGTATTCGACTGCGGCAGTGACCAATGCGTGCGACGCGGAAAGCCATATGACTCGGCGGCCACACCCAATTTGCTCGCCACCCTCTTGATGGTGCGTTCGGAGAACCCGGCTTTGCGGGCGGCGACCTTCACCTCGGCAGAGGGTGCCCGGCCCTCCTGCTGCAGATAGTCGTGCAGCCACTCCTGCGCCGCGTGGGGTGTGTCGCCCTCGTCTGTAGCGTCGAGCAAATCCCTCGCGCTGTGGTCACTCTCGCCCATCCACTCCACGCGAGCCACGCCACCCTCGGTGCTCACAAGCCGGTAGGTCATCGCGGGGGCGATGGCAGCGAGGTTGTTCTTGACGGTCGCCAGCACGCGCACGTTCTCGTCGTCAGGGTGCGGTGCGACGACCATGCCGACCCGTGACGCGCCGACGATGCCGATGGAGCCGCCGCCGCGATACAGCGGATCGCCCTTGCCCTTGTTGAGGTGGCGCAGAAGCAGGATGGTGCAGCCGGTTTCGTCGGCGAGCCGGGCCAGCGGTGCGAGGATGCGGCGCACGTCCTGGTCCCGGTGAGAGTCGGTCCCTGACGGCAGGTAGGCCATGAGCACGTCGACCACCAGCAACACGGCCCCGGTGTCCTCGATGAGGTCGCGCATGGCACCGATGTCGGTCAGCACCGCCATCCGCAGGTCGCCGTGCTCGCCGGGCAGCGGGACGCCGCGCACCGCGTGGACCCTGGTCGTGTCGGCGTCGGCTGCAATCAGCCTGGGAACGATGGTGTCGGCCAGGCCGTCCTCAGCCGACATCAGGATCACGTCGCCGACGATGGGGCAGCCGGTGCCGTCCGGCCAGCGACCGCCGTTGGTGACGGTCGAGGCGAACGAGAGGGCCAGCGTGGACTTTCCGACGCCGGGGTCGCCATCGAGGGTGACAACCTTGCCCCGTGGAAGATGGTGCGGCCAAAGCCATTCCACCCGTTCGGGTTTGACATTGGAGA
This window contains:
- a CDS encoding HNH endonuclease; its protein translation is MSPRTASSVATDRHHWRSVVRPAALARDRYQCQLRIPGLCVGRATDVDHIVEVADGGSDTLDNAQSCCAPCHRRKTAQHAAKARHR
- a CDS encoding tyrosine-type recombinase/integrase; this translates as MGGKQGRRGWGHVVRMRSKRYQASYVWPLGGPRHYAATTYTAKTDAEHWLGVERRLIERGEWTPPAERAAAATVAGVRLAVYGRQWIEQRKLKPRTRSLYESQLAQLIEPSLGRLPVTSITPARVRGWYAALDGVKVRRNSQAYGLLHSILATAVKDGLLATNPCQIEGAMNTHRRREPVILSVPDMARLAEAAPDNRRALILLAAWCGLRWGEVAELRRRDLSEGCKILTVARSVTRRDGVTRVDTPKTTKPRKVVLPPHIREAVKHHLDVHVTPDADALLFPNGKGEHLNDKVFADSVFRPALKAIEREGVRVHDLRHFAGTQTARVGNLVETMSRLGHTTAKASLLYQQQVDGRDAVIADALSKLAEIEAKAHLN
- a CDS encoding AAA family ATPase, whose translation is MSDLNGFHFDAITLSNVKPERVEWLWPHHLPRGKVVTLDGDPGVGKSTLALSFASTVTNGGRWPDGTGCPIVGDVILMSAEDGLADTIVPRLIAADADTTRVHAVRGVPLPGEHGDLRMAVLTDIGAMRDLIEDTGAVLLVVDVLMAYLPSGTDSHRDQDVRRILAPLARLADETGCTILLLRHLNKGKGDPLYRGGGSIGIVGASRVGMVVAPHPDDENVRVLATVKNNLAAIAPAMTYRLVSTEGGVARVEWMGESDHSARDLLDATDEGDTPHAAQEWLHDYLQQEGRAPSAEVKVAARKAGFSERTIKRVASKLGVAAESYGFPRRTHWSLPQSNTQSGHQPTAPIGLGPTGPTGPAGSDQDERGEPIGPTAQSGQRMSTGPTGTPTARSGHSVSPIQGNATDRPEDNFGPPCSVCGKPVVAAQGDTHISCRRVVIARNKAALDAPQEDTA
- a CDS encoding phage major capsid protein; amino-acid sequence: MTFLSSSAAGILKPEEVHALIVQPTQEASVAMSTATVVPTSSAEFRFPVVTDDAGTAWYNEGEDITLTDPTVDELVARPKKIASLTKVSRELAEDSSPEATALVGASVARDMARKIDQAWFAASTPKGPAGLASLIGTAGAVPGGSYANADDFAEAISLIEQTGSTPTAFVANASTVLALSKLKKASGSNEPLLSPNLATGATQRIERQLLGVRLWTTPDTALDDDEVWAYDRSKVFVVLRKDVDLQVDPSFFFGSDSLAVRCVMRLDFAFPHAASVVHIGSDGS